The Acinetobacter sp. SAAs474 DNA window ACGAAATAGGGGAGGTTGAATGGTATTGATATATTGAGGCGCTTTTCTTGGTGCATGAATGCGCTGGGTTTGTGGGGTTGTTTTCATCATGAAATCCCAAAAAATACTAAAATAAAAAAGGGTTGAACAGAAAATACCTAAAGATGAACATAAAAAGAAGTATTGCTGTAACAAAATGAATCTATCGCAGATATTGGCTTCATTTTTGCAAATTGAATGCTATATGTAATAACAATAGGTAAAACAGATGGCTAAACAATTAAAAGTACATTATTTTCAGCATATTGCTGGTGAAGGATTTGGTAGTTGTTTTGACTATTTAAAACAAATGAATGCACATATTACTGCAACAGAGTTTTTTGCTTTACCTGTTGATCATCCCTTGGAAATTGAGGCATTACCTGAAATAGATCAGGTTGATTTGCTTATTATTATGGGGGGCGCGCAAAGTGTGAATGATGAAGCCAATTATCCATGGTTAAAAACGGAAAAACGCTGGTTGCGCCGTTATTTGTCAACTGGAAAGCCGGCAATAGGCTTATGTTTGGGTGGGCAACTCATCGCCAATGCTTTGGGTGCGGCTGTGAGCAAAAATACGGTACAGGAATTGGGGTGGACAGCGGTTAAAAAAGTAGATTATATCCCACACGATTGTTTTCAACTGCCAGATGAATTATTGGTACTTCAGT harbors:
- a CDS encoding type 1 glutamine amidotransferase; the protein is MAKQLKVHYFQHIAGEGFGSCFDYLKQMNAHITATEFFALPVDHPLEIEALPEIDQVDLLIIMGGAQSVNDEANYPWLKTEKRWLRRYLSTGKPAIGLCLGGQLIANALGAAVSKNTVQELGWTAVKKVDYIPHDCFQLPDELLVLQWHSETFELPKGAIHLAQNEMCRNQMYQLGKNVLGFQFHPEITSNSLNLFLDNVDELATFSGQHVQSVKQLRQSPKEIFIQGNQILNKAIAYVLSRTANKQEHDAYKISSFP